aattatttaattatttaaatattttttaatttaagattaagtatttaaattattttaatattaaatttaacataaaatatgtttattaattaaaaattactatttaattttaaaggtttttaaatgatatatatatatatatatatatatatatatatatatatatatattctgttttcttctattttaatttttcaattttttttgtcaatgaTCCGCATCTTTGTAAGGTTATAATTAGAGTTCAAATTCAATGGACAAATACGAATCACTGCTAATTGTACGGTGGACAACCTTTAAACAAGGTCATCCTTGTGCTTACATACAGAGATTCATTAATCATTACAGAGGGCGCATTTATTTTTTCTGGCATTCATCATTCTTAACATACAAAAGAAGGCATTTTACTTCTTATAAAAAATGTATCATTATCAATAGTTTGAacatcatcatctttttttgCCTTCCAAACAAAGTTTGTACTAACTTAATTAATATCGCTCTCTGGTTGGGGTTGAAGGTCTGCATGATGAGCTTGAGCTTTTCTTCTACGCTCATTGTGACTGGCCAATCTTTCTCTGCAGCTCCTTTTGTTGTCATCAAACAGGGCTAGCTCATGAAATCTGCATATATGCCATTCAATCTAACAAACAGCGAGTACACAGTACACATGCGCCAATATCAAATATAGGATTAAGAATAATATATAAGAGATGACATACTTGCTACACTGTTGGCAGAATCTTTGCCGAGTGCCAGAAACTAAGACAACCGGAGCTTTAGCATGTCGCTCGCAAACCTTGTGACGGCGATTGTACCTCTTAGCAGCTTGCAAGTCTGCTAGGCATTCATCTGCTTGACAACAGTAAGACAAAGTAGTACAACTAGAAGACGAATTCCATCTACTTGATCCATCAGCATAAACCAACCTTATTGTTATCTTCTGCTTTCTCCTCTTCTCGTCATGCACTCCTTCTCCCAAATTTTGTtgttctccttcttcttcctctgttcTGCGatccatttcttttctttcttcctttcttactGGCAGAGTTTTTGCATTATTAATGGAAACATCTAGAAGTAGCTAGATTTACGAAGTTATATCTGTGAGTGTAGATATGTAAGGAAGGCAACTCCGCCAGTTAAGCTCACGTCCGTACACAATTTATGGACCAATGGGAaccaaaatattaaattatcctATATGTATTGGTATTCACTTTATCACTTCTCaattttaatatgatttttgaCATGTTATCTATAGTTTTATAAAGTAAAAATagtgaaaataaaattataaagataaatattattataactaAGTCTTATTATAATAAGTACAATTCTtctagaagaaagaaaatatttagaattgatatataaaaattctaaataaatattaagaacatattaaaaacaaaaaaaggaaagaaagaaataaaagaataagagtaacagagcaagaaagaagaaaggagggaaaaaaatgtagcaatagaaatagaaaaaaaaaagtaaaaaaaggataaaattttagaaaaaaatattaatttttttattattttaagacacttaattaaacaataatttatttattcatcaaattattaaatataaaaaaataattttaatttatattaattaatatttttaatcaataaTCTAATAacttaatattatatttttagccaatttttttaaatattactactacataaaacaattaattataGCCATCTTAtagacttattttttaaataatatcatTAGTAAAAGTCTTTAACACATGAGTCTTTATCTTATTCGATAATTAATTGTGATACGAAAAAATAGCAGATGTCTATTACATTATACGTTTAATCTTCACCCTCCATTAGGTTCAACGTCattcaaattattttaatatattttatatatgattttatatactaattaattaaattaattttaattaaaatatttttaaatactcTTCTGAGTACTCACTAAggtattaattttaattaaaatattaaatatgtattattttaattaattttatatttattatt
The genomic region above belongs to Arachis stenosperma cultivar V10309 chromosome 5, arast.V10309.gnm1.PFL2, whole genome shotgun sequence and contains:
- the LOC130979244 gene encoding squamosa promoter-binding-like protein 3; this encodes MDRRTEEEEGEQQNLGEGVHDEKRRKQKITIRLVYADGSSRWNSSSSCTTLSYCCQADECLADLQAAKRYNRRHKVCERHAKAPVVLVSGTRQRFCQQCSKFHELALFDDNKRSCRERLASHNERRRKAQAHHADLQPQPESDIN